A stretch of Exiguobacterium sp. BMC-KP DNA encodes these proteins:
- the sdaAB gene encoding L-serine ammonia-lyase, iron-sulfur-dependent subunit beta: MKYRSVFDIIGPVMVGPSSSHTAGAARIGLMAGKLFGETPTVIHITFYGSFADTYRGHGTDVAIIGGVLGYDTFDDRIPQSIDIAKSKGIEIHFETSEALTDHPNTARVHLTNGIEEFELVGISIGGGTIEITELNGVPLRLSGGGPALVVLHHDRFGAIAAVTSILADYEINIGHMEVSRHEKGKQALMAIEIDDRITAEVLEEIDRLPQVERAVMMGE; this comes from the coding sequence ATGAAATATCGTAGCGTCTTTGACATCATCGGACCAGTCATGGTTGGTCCATCAAGCTCGCATACAGCGGGAGCTGCACGGATTGGATTGATGGCGGGGAAATTGTTCGGGGAAACACCAACAGTCATCCATATCACGTTTTATGGGTCATTTGCTGATACGTATCGTGGACACGGCACGGACGTCGCGATCATTGGCGGTGTACTCGGATACGACACGTTTGACGACCGAATTCCACAATCGATCGATATCGCAAAATCAAAAGGGATCGAGATTCATTTTGAGACGAGTGAAGCATTGACGGATCATCCGAATACGGCACGTGTCCACTTGACGAATGGCATAGAAGAGTTTGAACTTGTCGGGATTTCAATTGGTGGGGGAACGATTGAGATCACAGAACTAAATGGTGTACCGCTTCGTTTGTCCGGTGGGGGACCGGCACTCGTCGTCTTACACCATGACCGGTTCGGTGCGATTGCTGCCGTGACGAGCATACTGGCTGATTACGAAATCAATATCGGTCACATGGAAGTCTCACGGCACGAAAAAGGAAAACAAGCACTTATGGCGATTGAAATTGATGACCGAATTACAGCAGAAGTGTTGGAAGAAATCGATCGGTTACCTCAAGTCGAGCGTGCCGTCATGATGGGAGAGTGA
- a CDS encoding DAK2 domain-containing protein has product MSVDRLTGAQLVKMIQNGAANLYQNADFVDSLNVFPVPDGDTGTNMNLTMTSGAKEAGKSTADSVSEVANVFARGLLMGARGNSGVILSQLFRGFSKSIEGKTTIDTKEFADALQKGVDTAYKAVMKPVEGTILTVARETAVAAIAQSETTTDFLELMRQLVEASKVSLDGTPDLLPVLKEVGVVDSGGQGLVCIYEGFLATLEGKELDKPHAPVMEALVEAEHHKTAQSFMSTEEIHYGYCTEIMVRFQDDKLANAPFSEEDFRNELAEFGDSLLVVADEELLKVHVHVETPGEVITKGQRFGELVAVKIENMRQQHSTILEEEGANQVTPVAAPKAKAKAALVTVAMGEGISELFKSLGVSVVIEGGQTMNPSTEDIVKAIEDAHAEHVYVYPNNSNIIMAAEQAASVASCGVTVVKSKTVPQGLAAIIVYNPEATVEENEAHMADAIAAVKSGQVTYAVRDTNIDGVEIKKDDHMAIAEKQIVATDGSSLGAVKKLVDTLVTEDDEIITVLYGEGVSTEEVESLVEYIESVNPDAEVEVHDGKQPLYSYILSVE; this is encoded by the coding sequence GTGAGTGTAGATCGTTTAACAGGAGCGCAGTTAGTCAAGATGATTCAAAATGGCGCGGCGAATCTCTATCAAAATGCAGATTTCGTCGATTCATTGAATGTCTTCCCTGTGCCAGATGGTGATACGGGAACGAACATGAATTTGACGATGACTTCAGGTGCAAAAGAAGCAGGTAAATCGACAGCGGATTCTGTATCGGAAGTCGCGAACGTATTTGCGCGTGGATTATTAATGGGTGCACGCGGAAACTCGGGCGTCATCTTGAGTCAATTGTTCCGTGGATTCTCAAAATCAATCGAAGGAAAAACGACGATTGATACGAAGGAATTCGCAGATGCGTTACAAAAAGGTGTCGACACAGCATACAAAGCGGTCATGAAGCCAGTCGAAGGAACAATCTTGACGGTTGCCCGTGAAACAGCTGTTGCGGCTATCGCACAATCTGAGACGACGACGGATTTCTTAGAGTTGATGCGTCAGCTCGTCGAAGCGTCGAAAGTATCACTCGACGGAACACCCGATCTTCTTCCAGTATTAAAAGAAGTAGGTGTCGTTGATTCAGGTGGTCAAGGTCTCGTCTGTATCTATGAAGGATTCCTTGCAACGCTTGAAGGAAAAGAACTGGATAAGCCGCATGCGCCTGTCATGGAAGCACTCGTCGAAGCAGAGCATCACAAAACGGCTCAAAGCTTCATGTCGACAGAAGAAATCCACTACGGCTACTGCACGGAGATCATGGTGCGTTTCCAGGATGACAAGCTCGCGAATGCACCGTTCAGCGAAGAAGACTTCCGAAACGAATTAGCGGAATTCGGTGATTCGTTGCTCGTCGTCGCGGATGAAGAACTCCTTAAAGTTCACGTTCACGTTGAAACACCAGGAGAAGTCATCACAAAAGGACAACGCTTTGGCGAACTCGTCGCTGTTAAAATTGAAAACATGCGTCAACAACATTCAACAATCCTTGAAGAAGAAGGCGCGAACCAAGTCACTCCAGTTGCTGCACCGAAGGCAAAAGCGAAAGCTGCCCTCGTGACAGTCGCAATGGGTGAAGGAATCAGTGAACTCTTCAAATCACTCGGTGTCAGTGTCGTCATCGAAGGCGGACAAACGATGAACCCGTCGACGGAAGATATCGTTAAGGCGATTGAGGATGCACACGCGGAACACGTTTATGTCTACCCGAACAACTCGAACATCATCATGGCCGCTGAACAAGCAGCATCTGTTGCTTCTTGCGGTGTGACGGTCGTGAAATCAAAAACAGTCCCACAAGGGTTGGCGGCAATAATCGTCTATAACCCGGAAGCGACTGTCGAAGAGAACGAAGCGCATATGGCAGATGCGATTGCAGCTGTTAAATCGGGTCAAGTCACATATGCTGTACGTGATACGAACATCGATGGTGTAGAAATCAAGAAAGACGATCATATGGCGATTGCTGAAAAACAAATCGTTGCTACGGACGGATCAAGTCTTGGTGCTGTTAAGAAACTCGTCGATACACTCGTCACGGAAGACGATGAGATCATCACGGTTCTTTACGGTGAAGGCGTCTCAACGGAAGAAGTCGAGTCACTCGTCGAATATATCGAATCGGTCAATCCGGATGCTGAAGTGGAAGTGCACGACGGCAAACAACCACTTTATTCGTACATTTTAAGCGTCGAATAA
- the recG gene encoding ATP-dependent DNA helicase RecG gives MNPSRDVKTLKGVGRDLAKKLEEMNILTVADVLEHVPFRYDDFVTGSLTEAIHEDKVKFTGQVQSEPLVRYYGKGKNRLTFRLLVEERYSVTVTMFNRAFYKDQLQLGAEVTVSGKWDLHRMTISATELQFGAIEGELTPVYSLRGDMRMKTFRRVVDLAFKETETLGERIPDSIRKTYRLQDRMTMLKALHFPTNRKELTAARRSYVYEECLYFQLKLQALRLGRRKGQGAALPLHEADIANFIQSLPFPLTGAQQRVTKEILDDIGRGERMNRLLQGDVGSGKTVIAAIALFATVRAGKQGALMVPTEILAEQHAASLAPLLEPFGIRVGLLTSSVKGKARVHLLEALVTGEIDVLVGTHALIQDTVQFKALHLVITDEQHRFGVEQRKRLRAKAEQADVLYMTATPIPRTLAISVFGDMDVSIIDEMPAGRKEIETYWAKPQQMERVFGFVEKELSQGRQAYVITPLIEESESLEVQNAIELHAILTERFEPYQVGLMHGRLTSSEKDDVMQAFKENAVQILVSTTVVEVGVNVPNASIIVIHDAERFGLAQLHQLRGRVGRGDAQSYCILIADPSSDTGKERIKTMTETNDGFKLAEKDLKLRGAGNFFGTEQSGLPRFVLTDPALDIQVMETARQDAVRLLRSDAFWQAPEYSILREFIERQGLLEGERIE, from the coding sequence ATGAATCCATCACGTGACGTCAAGACATTAAAAGGTGTCGGACGGGATTTGGCGAAAAAACTAGAAGAGATGAATATTCTCACCGTTGCGGACGTGCTTGAGCACGTCCCGTTTCGTTATGACGATTTCGTGACGGGAAGTCTAACGGAAGCGATTCACGAAGATAAAGTCAAATTCACGGGACAAGTCCAGTCTGAACCACTTGTGCGCTATTACGGAAAAGGAAAAAATCGCTTGACCTTCCGCTTGCTCGTCGAAGAACGGTATAGTGTGACCGTAACGATGTTCAACCGAGCATTTTACAAAGACCAACTGCAACTCGGAGCAGAAGTGACGGTTAGTGGCAAATGGGATTTACACCGGATGACAATTTCTGCGACGGAATTGCAATTTGGAGCGATTGAGGGTGAATTGACACCAGTTTACTCGTTACGTGGCGATATGCGTATGAAGACGTTCCGTCGTGTCGTTGACTTAGCGTTTAAAGAGACGGAGACGTTAGGTGAGCGGATTCCTGACAGTATTCGCAAGACATACCGATTGCAAGACCGGATGACGATGCTAAAGGCACTTCATTTCCCGACGAATCGAAAAGAGTTAACGGCAGCTCGTCGGAGTTATGTGTATGAGGAATGCCTTTATTTTCAGCTGAAGTTACAGGCGTTACGTCTTGGACGACGAAAAGGTCAAGGGGCTGCCTTGCCTCTGCATGAAGCGGATATAGCGAATTTCATCCAGAGTCTACCGTTTCCACTGACAGGCGCGCAACAGCGCGTGACAAAAGAAATTTTAGACGACATCGGACGTGGCGAACGGATGAATCGATTGTTGCAAGGGGATGTTGGAAGCGGAAAGACTGTCATCGCAGCGATTGCACTATTTGCGACGGTTCGTGCTGGAAAACAAGGTGCTTTGATGGTACCGACAGAAATTTTAGCGGAACAGCATGCGGCGTCGCTCGCTCCATTGCTTGAACCATTTGGGATTCGCGTCGGTCTACTGACGAGTTCCGTTAAAGGAAAAGCACGCGTGCACTTACTAGAAGCGCTTGTAACGGGAGAGATTGACGTCTTAGTCGGAACACATGCATTGATTCAAGATACGGTTCAGTTCAAGGCATTACATCTCGTCATCACCGATGAACAACATCGATTCGGTGTCGAACAGCGGAAACGTCTGCGGGCAAAAGCAGAACAAGCAGATGTATTATATATGACAGCAACACCGATTCCGCGTACGCTTGCGATATCGGTTTTCGGCGATATGGATGTTTCGATCATCGATGAGATGCCGGCGGGACGAAAGGAAATCGAGACCTACTGGGCGAAACCGCAACAGATGGAGCGCGTCTTCGGGTTCGTCGAGAAAGAATTGTCGCAAGGACGACAAGCCTACGTCATCACGCCATTGATCGAGGAATCCGAATCACTTGAGGTTCAAAATGCAATTGAATTACATGCAATACTGACCGAGCGGTTCGAACCGTATCAAGTCGGTTTGATGCATGGGCGCCTGACGTCTTCCGAAAAAGATGATGTCATGCAGGCGTTCAAGGAAAACGCCGTTCAAATCCTTGTTTCGACGACAGTCGTTGAGGTCGGGGTGAACGTGCCGAACGCATCGATTATCGTCATTCATGACGCGGAACGTTTCGGACTCGCCCAACTCCACCAGTTGAGAGGGCGCGTTGGACGAGGGGACGCCCAGTCTTACTGTATTCTGATTGCTGATCCATCTTCAGACACGGGGAAGGAACGCATCAAAACGATGACGGAGACGAACGACGGCTTTAAATTAGCGGAGAAAGATTTAAAGTTGCGTGGTGCTGGTAATTTCTTCGGAACCGAACAGAGTGGGTTACCGCGATTCGTCTTGACCGATCCAGCACTCGACATTCAAGTCATGGAAACGGCACGACAGGATGCGGTCCGATTACTGCGATCGGATGCCTTTTGGCAAGCGCCAGAATATAGTATCTTACGTGAATTTATCGAACGGCAAGGGCTGCTTGAAGGAGAAAGAATCGAATAA
- the rpmB gene encoding 50S ribosomal protein L28 yields the protein MARKCYVTGKSPKSGNNRSHALNKTKRTWGVNVQKVRILVDGKPKKVWVSARALKSGKVERV from the coding sequence ATGGCACGTAAATGCTACGTTACTGGGAAATCGCCAAAGTCGGGTAACAACCGTTCACACGCATTGAACAAAACAAAACGTACTTGGGGAGTCAACGTACAAAAAGTACGTATCCTCGTCGACGGTAAGCCGAAAAAGGTTTGGGTTTCAGCTCGAGCTCTTAAATCAGGTAAAGTCGAACGCGTATAA
- a CDS encoding Asp23/Gls24 family envelope stress response protein, which translates to MAIEMKTTYGKIDVDNDVVAQLAGGAAMECFGVVGMASQSQIKDGLAELLKRENFARGVIVRQASEQVHIDMHIIVSYGTKISEVANNVQSRVKYTLSQALGLDVTSVNIFVQGVRLTNV; encoded by the coding sequence GTGGCGATCGAGATGAAAACGACCTATGGAAAGATTGATGTAGATAATGATGTCGTCGCGCAACTTGCGGGCGGCGCAGCAATGGAATGTTTTGGTGTCGTTGGTATGGCATCCCAATCTCAAATCAAGGATGGTCTTGCTGAACTCTTAAAACGTGAGAACTTTGCACGCGGTGTCATCGTTCGACAGGCTTCAGAGCAGGTCCATATCGATATGCATATCATCGTAAGTTATGGAACGAAAATCTCAGAGGTGGCGAATAACGTACAGAGTCGCGTGAAATACACGCTCAGTCAGGCACTAGGTCTTGACGTGACATCTGTGAACATCTTTGTCCAAGGAGTCCGCTTGACGAATGTCTAA
- the sdaAA gene encoding L-serine ammonia-lyase, iron-sulfur-dependent, subunit alpha, whose protein sequence is MFKSVKELVAIATERNIPISEVMIEQEMTVRHLERDEVYAMMERNLQVMEEAVARSLDGEGVQSVTGLTGGDAVLLQRYRASGKGLSGDLLLDAVSKAIGTNEVNAAMGKICATPTAGSAGVVPGTLFAVKDRLNPTREQMLRFLFTSGAFGFVVANNASISGAAGGCQAEVGSATAMAAAAIVEMAGGTPDQSAHAFAIALKNMLGLVCDPVAGLVEVPCVKRNAMGGANAVVAADMALAGITSRIPCDEVISAMHEIGQMMPSALRETAKGGLANTPTGRWLEAKIFGELSNESIT, encoded by the coding sequence ATGTTTAAATCCGTAAAAGAACTCGTCGCCATCGCGACGGAACGAAACATTCCGATTTCGGAAGTCATGATCGAACAAGAGATGACGGTTCGTCATTTAGAGCGGGATGAAGTTTATGCGATGATGGAGCGAAACCTACAAGTCATGGAAGAGGCAGTTGCTCGTTCACTTGATGGAGAAGGTGTCCAGTCGGTGACTGGATTAACAGGCGGGGACGCTGTGTTGCTTCAGCGGTATCGTGCTTCAGGTAAAGGTTTGTCAGGAGACCTGCTACTTGATGCTGTCAGTAAGGCAATCGGGACGAACGAAGTCAACGCTGCCATGGGGAAAATTTGTGCGACACCAACGGCAGGGAGTGCCGGAGTAGTACCTGGTACGTTGTTTGCGGTCAAAGATCGCTTGAATCCGACGCGTGAGCAGATGTTACGTTTCTTGTTCACATCCGGGGCGTTCGGCTTCGTCGTTGCGAACAATGCGTCGATCTCCGGAGCAGCTGGTGGCTGTCAGGCAGAGGTCGGTTCAGCAACAGCGATGGCAGCAGCTGCGATCGTTGAGATGGCAGGCGGGACACCGGATCAATCGGCACACGCGTTTGCAATTGCGCTGAAGAACATGCTCGGACTCGTCTGTGATCCGGTCGCCGGACTCGTAGAAGTACCGTGCGTCAAACGAAATGCGATGGGTGGAGCGAATGCAGTCGTCGCTGCCGACATGGCACTCGCTGGAATCACGTCACGGATTCCGTGCGATGAAGTCATCTCAGCCATGCATGAAATTGGTCAGATGATGCCATCTGCGCTTCGCGAAACTGCAAAAGGTGGACTCGCAAATACGCCAACGGGTCGCTGGCTCGAAGCAAAAATCTTCGGAGAGTTATCGAATGAATCCATCACGTGA